In Francisella salimarina, the following proteins share a genomic window:
- a CDS encoding carbohydrate kinase family protein, with product MKKIKALTIGGATLDTIIEYEEMFTMNMQKKDTTQSFMLLEEGAKIEVTEQKSFSGGGATNAAVSFKKQNIDVSFFGKIGKDIAGEQITNELKEHGIDISNIRYSNSYGTATSYVVPTLSGDRTIFAYRGANKDILQDDLPSKAIIESDFIYITSLSKSSAARLPEIVKLAADNNTKVAINPGSSQLSVGESFIKDSMFGIDILVLNFQEAQKLMLSLLSSDDKDIIESKDRLETPLDSNKSDFLNSTFRLKDFFRICLDLGVRIIVVTDGANGVYAASKDKIYHSESLRINNVVNTLGAGDSFSSTFCANIYKDKPIEQAIKYALINSSHVIQHSDAKSGLQTSENLEKIKSKMNNGLDKKITITSW from the coding sequence ATGAAAAAGATCAAAGCTCTAACAATCGGTGGCGCAACACTTGACACCATTATAGAATATGAAGAAATGTTCACTATGAATATGCAAAAAAAGGATACAACTCAATCTTTTATGCTTCTCGAAGAAGGAGCTAAAATTGAAGTTACTGAGCAAAAATCTTTTTCAGGTGGTGGAGCAACTAATGCGGCAGTCTCTTTTAAGAAACAAAATATAGACGTTAGTTTCTTTGGAAAGATTGGCAAAGATATTGCAGGTGAACAAATAACTAACGAACTTAAAGAACACGGTATTGACATTTCTAATATTCGTTATTCAAACAGTTATGGTACAGCAACATCTTACGTTGTACCCACTCTAAGTGGAGATAGAACAATTTTTGCCTATAGGGGTGCTAACAAAGATATTTTGCAAGATGACCTACCATCCAAAGCAATTATAGAGAGCGACTTTATCTATATCACATCGCTGAGCAAGTCATCTGCTGCTAGACTACCAGAGATAGTCAAATTAGCAGCGGATAACAATACAAAAGTAGCCATCAACCCAGGCTCTAGTCAGCTGAGTGTTGGTGAAAGTTTTATCAAAGATTCAATGTTTGGTATAGATATTCTCGTTTTAAATTTCCAAGAAGCTCAAAAACTGATGTTGTCACTTTTGTCATCTGATGACAAAGATATTATAGAATCAAAAGATAGGCTGGAAACTCCTCTTGACAGTAATAAGAGTGACTTTTTGAACTCTACCTTTAGACTTAAAGATTTCTTTAGAATCTGTTTAGATTTAGGTGTAAGAATAATTGTAGTTACAGATGGTGCTAATGGTGTATATGCTGCTTCTAAAGACAAGATATACCATAGTGAATCTTTGAGAATTAATAACGTTGTTAACACTCTTGGTGCAGGTGACTCATTTAGCTCAACATTCTGTGCAAATATTTATAAAGATAAGCCTATAGAACAGGCTATCAAATATGCTCTAATTAATTCTAGCCATGTAATACAGCACTCTGATGCAAAATCAGGTTTACAAACATCCGAAAATCTTGAAAAGATAAAATCAAAAATGAACAATGGTTTAGATAAAAAAATTACAATTACCTCTTGGTAA
- a CDS encoding glycosyltransferase family 4 protein translates to MPKLLIDTRWQGKHGIGRYACEIIKYLPQNFIATSKHIKPFSLKDLFYLSFLLRKKDVKGYYTFAANVPLSIFLKTDKALLITIHDLIPIISKYESSFIKKLYFEKILKPIIKRENVKIMTVSNFSKNQILEWSGIDSNKVTVAYNGISLAFDYNPTIVKQKYFLYIGNRRPHKNVEIIFKAFKNFKYYDEYNLVFSGGVDHKLRCYAHKYNICLSKIQTIGLDTTDQVLAKYYQLATATILPSFEEGFGLPLVESMACGTPVLASKIEVLQEIALDAGLYFDPYCADELIKQMQQIVDNKKMYAEKVSKSLNRAKDFNWDKTASIVEDELKKLNLL, encoded by the coding sequence ATGCCAAAATTATTAATAGATACACGCTGGCAAGGTAAACATGGAATAGGTAGATATGCTTGTGAAATAATCAAATATTTACCCCAGAATTTTATTGCTACTTCCAAGCATATAAAACCATTTTCTCTAAAAGATTTGTTTTATTTAAGTTTTTTGCTTAGAAAAAAAGATGTTAAGGGCTATTATACTTTTGCTGCGAATGTTCCGTTATCAATATTTTTGAAAACAGATAAAGCACTACTTATAACAATACATGATCTTATACCAATTATATCTAAATATGAGAGCAGTTTTATAAAGAAACTCTATTTTGAAAAAATACTAAAGCCGATTATTAAGAGAGAAAATGTCAAAATTATGACAGTTTCAAACTTTTCAAAAAATCAAATATTAGAGTGGTCAGGTATTGATAGTAATAAAGTTACAGTTGCTTATAATGGAATATCATTGGCTTTTGATTACAATCCGACTATAGTTAAACAAAAATATTTTTTATATATTGGTAATAGACGTCCTCATAAGAATGTTGAGATAATATTTAAAGCATTTAAAAACTTTAAATATTATGATGAGTATAATTTAGTATTCTCAGGAGGGGTCGATCATAAACTACGATGCTATGCTCATAAATATAATATTTGCCTTTCAAAGATACAAACAATAGGGTTAGACACTACCGATCAAGTTTTGGCAAAATATTATCAATTAGCAACAGCAACTATACTACCTTCTTTTGAAGAAGGGTTTGGGCTACCATTAGTAGAGTCTATGGCTTGTGGAACTCCTGTTTTAGCCTCTAAAATAGAAGTCTTACAGGAAATAGCATTAGATGCTGGCTTATATTTTGATCCTTATTGTGCAGATGAGTTGATTAAGCAGATGCAACAGATTGTAGATAATAAAAAAATGTATGCTGAGAAAGTAAGTAAATCACTAAATAGGGCAAAAGATTTTAATTGGGATAAGACAGCGAGTATTGTCGAAGATGAACTTAAAAAGCTTAATTTATTATAG
- a CDS encoding N-acetylneuraminate synthase family protein, giving the protein MSFNFSYEKPKVIAEIGCNHMGSFEIAKELIYLAKQSGAGYVKFQKRNNKDLLTEEQYNMPHPVPYNSYGSTYGEHREYLEFTQEQHRKLKEYCDSLGIIYSTSVWDVTSAKEMISIRPEFLKVPSACNNNFELLKILRDEYGGQVQLSIGMTTKKEIEDIISFFEKTDQARSRLLVYACTSGYPVPFNDVALLEIKWLYDNYGDRVSEIGFSGHHNGIAIDIAAYTLGAKWIERHFTKNRTWKGTDHAASLEPCGLSKLCRDLDATYEALQYKVDEILTIEKLQREKLKYRK; this is encoded by the coding sequence ATGTCATTTAATTTTAGTTATGAGAAACCTAAGGTTATTGCAGAAATAGGTTGTAATCACATGGGCAGTTTTGAAATTGCTAAAGAACTTATATATTTAGCAAAACAAAGTGGTGCTGGCTACGTGAAGTTTCAAAAAAGAAATAATAAAGATTTACTAACAGAAGAACAATACAATATGCCACATCCAGTTCCATATAATTCTTATGGTAGTACTTATGGAGAGCATAGAGAGTATCTTGAGTTTACTCAAGAACAACATCGCAAATTGAAAGAGTACTGTGACTCATTAGGTATTATTTATTCAACATCTGTTTGGGATGTAACTAGTGCGAAGGAAATGATTTCTATTAGACCAGAATTTTTAAAGGTACCATCTGCATGCAATAATAATTTTGAGTTGTTAAAAATATTAAGAGATGAGTATGGTGGACAAGTTCAATTATCTATAGGTATGACAACAAAAAAAGAAATTGAGGATATTATTAGTTTCTTCGAAAAAACTGATCAGGCAAGATCAAGGCTTTTAGTATATGCTTGCACATCTGGATATCCTGTGCCATTTAATGATGTGGCTTTGCTAGAAATTAAATGGTTATATGATAATTATGGAGATAGAGTTTCAGAAATAGGTTTTTCTGGCCATCACAATGGTATTGCCATTGACATAGCAGCATATACGCTAGGTGCAAAATGGATTGAAAGACACTTTACAAAAAATAGAACATGGAAAGGAACAGATCATGCAGCATCATTAGAGCCATGTGGGTTATCGAAGCTATGTAGGGATTTAGATGCTACATATGAAGCACTTCAGTATAAGGTAGATGAAATACTTACAATAGAAAAATTACAGAGAGAAAAGTTAAAATATAGAAAGTAA
- a CDS encoding cyanophycinase, which translates to MPSKPVKKDHRGYIMPIGGGEDKFASPTVLEKFVELSGGSDAKIAVIPTASKLPDTGDIYVDIFSKMGVKDVYNLKIETRLDATTNKDYQDQLAQSTGIFMTGGNQLLLSTTLGGTPIAQLIRRLNAKGVNVAGTSAGAAFISGFMIAGGQAGLMPRCNMVNLAPGLGLTNKLLVDQHFSQRDRLGRLLAALSYNPYMVGVGIDEDTSALLNSENVIEVVGSGMVTIIDFSHLKHSSLHNARNNAPISLVDIRMHMLLEGQKFDLNTCLVEF; encoded by the coding sequence ATGCCGTCTAAGCCAGTAAAAAAGGATCACCGTGGGTATATTATGCCAATTGGTGGTGGAGAAGATAAATTTGCAAGCCCAACGGTACTAGAGAAATTTGTTGAGCTTTCAGGTGGAAGCGACGCAAAGATAGCTGTTATTCCTACAGCATCAAAACTGCCAGATACAGGAGATATATATGTTGATATTTTCTCTAAAATGGGAGTCAAAGATGTTTATAACCTAAAGATTGAAACTCGTTTAGATGCGACTACTAATAAAGATTATCAAGATCAGCTTGCTCAAAGCACAGGTATCTTTATGACAGGTGGGAATCAACTTTTACTTTCTACTACTCTTGGTGGTACCCCAATAGCACAGCTTATTCGTAGATTAAATGCAAAAGGTGTAAATGTTGCAGGTACTTCTGCCGGTGCGGCCTTTATATCTGGTTTTATGATTGCAGGTGGTCAGGCAGGTCTTATGCCTAGGTGCAATATGGTTAACCTTGCTCCTGGATTAGGTTTAACTAATAAATTATTAGTAGATCAGCATTTTTCTCAAAGAGATAGATTAGGGAGGCTTCTAGCTGCATTATCATACAATCCTTACATGGTTGGTGTTGGTATTGATGAAGATACATCAGCATTACTAAATTCTGAAAATGTGATTGAGGTTGTTGGTTCTGGTATGGTAACTATTATAGACTTCTCTCACCTTAAGCATTCATCACTACATAATGCTCGCAACAATGCTCCTATTAGTTTAGTTGATATTCGTATGCATATGCTTTTAGAAGGTCAAAAGTTTGATCTTAATACTTGTCTTGTAGAGTTCTAA
- a CDS encoding nucleotide sugar dehydrogenase encodes MKITVVGLGYVGLSNGILLAQNNKVCFLDIDEDRVNLLNNAISPIKDKFIEQYLVEKELNYIATTNKYEAYTGADYIVISVPTDYDETTNTFDTSVLKGTIKDCLEISPSSTIVIKSTVPIGFTNSLKQELGIDNIIFSPEFLREGKALYDNLYPSRIIVGERSEVAKNFVNLLKGGTSKKDIPLLYMDSTEAEAVKLFANTYLAMRVAYFNELDTYAETHDLNTRDIIKGVCLDPRIGDYYNNPSFGYGGYCLPKDTKQLKANYLNIPNNLISAIVQSNETRKDFITQQILCKKPNIVGIYRLVMKEGSDNFRKSAVFDIIDKLVKLNIKVLVYEPLLKTMDSSFTKIDCLKTFKKICDLIISNRNDEKLFDVNDKVYTRDIFHEC; translated from the coding sequence ATGAAGATAACAGTAGTAGGCTTAGGCTATGTAGGCCTTAGTAATGGTATTTTGTTAGCTCAAAATAATAAGGTTTGTTTTTTAGATATTGATGAAGATCGTGTTAATCTGCTTAATAATGCAATATCTCCAATTAAAGATAAGTTTATTGAGCAATATCTAGTTGAAAAAGAATTAAATTATATAGCTACAACTAATAAATATGAAGCATATACTGGTGCCGATTACATTGTGATATCTGTGCCAACTGATTATGATGAGACTACAAATACTTTTGATACATCTGTACTAAAAGGAACTATTAAAGATTGTCTAGAAATATCACCAAGTTCTACTATTGTTATTAAGTCAACAGTTCCTATAGGGTTCACAAACTCTCTAAAACAAGAGCTAGGAATAGATAACATTATATTCTCACCAGAGTTTCTTAGAGAAGGAAAGGCTTTATATGATAATCTTTATCCTAGTAGAATTATAGTAGGTGAGAGATCAGAAGTTGCTAAAAATTTTGTAAATTTGTTAAAAGGTGGCACATCAAAAAAAGATATTCCTCTTTTATACATGGATTCTACAGAAGCAGAAGCTGTTAAACTCTTTGCTAATACTTACTTGGCAATGCGTGTGGCATATTTTAATGAGCTTGATACTTATGCTGAGACACATGATTTAAATACACGAGATATTATTAAAGGAGTATGTTTAGATCCTAGAATAGGTGATTATTATAATAATCCTAGTTTTGGTTACGGAGGTTACTGTTTACCTAAAGATACGAAGCAATTAAAAGCAAATTACTTAAACATCCCTAATAATTTAATTAGTGCGATCGTACAGTCCAATGAAACACGTAAAGATTTTATTACACAACAAATACTATGCAAAAAACCAAATATTGTTGGTATATATAGACTAGTAATGAAAGAAGGTAGTGATAATTTTAGAAAATCTGCAGTATTTGATATCATTGACAAGTTAGTTAAGCTTAATATTAAAGTGTTAGTATATGAACCATTATTAAAAACTATGGATAGTAGTTTTACCAAAATTGATTGCTTAAAGACTTTTAAAAAGATTTGTGATTTAATTATTAGTAATAGGAATGATGAAAAGCTTTTTGATGTAAATGATAAAGTTTATACGAGAGATATTTTCCATGAATGTTGA
- a CDS encoding glycosyltransferase, with amino-acid sequence MKKVLILSNASGYGGAEKSIELVIQELVKLYRVDVLVENDEHENSISKKANIISLPKGNKILSIVKSLNIILNLCKTNTYCNILINTNKGAFFISILSFLGLFKKTNILIYIRDFQWKYQHFISFFLKRKNVKYIITTKAFFDYKSFFSKKIIDSYEIIPNWTSEPILGEKEIVDRKIILLPAMINRWKGIDYLIESSKKIENIVIFEIWIIGKIIDNEYFKELKDLIDRLELSDKVKFFSYKKDLSYYYNNADVVVNSSISKYGGPETFGRTIIEAWSYGKPVISFDCGGPRYLIEDGVNGYLVKEANVTALALALEKVFSEGSDLGMNAYYTYCEKYSKKAVIKQLLNIFTN; translated from the coding sequence ATGAAAAAGGTGTTGATTCTATCAAATGCAAGTGGATATGGAGGTGCTGAAAAAAGCATAGAGTTAGTTATACAAGAATTAGTGAAATTATACCGTGTAGATGTGTTGGTTGAAAATGATGAACATGAAAATAGCATTTCTAAAAAAGCGAATATAATTTCTTTACCGAAAGGAAATAAAATATTAAGTATAGTGAAATCTTTGAATATAATTCTAAATCTTTGTAAAACAAATACATATTGTAATATTTTGATAAATACTAACAAAGGTGCATTTTTTATTTCAATACTTTCTTTTTTAGGATTATTTAAAAAAACGAATATATTGATTTATATTAGAGATTTTCAGTGGAAATACCAACATTTTATTTCTTTTTTTTTAAAAAGAAAAAATGTTAAATATATTATAACAACGAAAGCATTTTTCGATTATAAGAGTTTTTTCTCTAAAAAAATAATAGATTCTTATGAAATAATACCTAATTGGACAAGTGAGCCTATTTTAGGGGAAAAAGAAATAGTTGATAGAAAAATTATTTTATTACCAGCTATGATAAATCGTTGGAAAGGGATTGATTATTTAATTGAATCATCCAAAAAAATAGAAAATATTGTTATATTTGAAATATGGATTATTGGAAAGATTATCGACAATGAATATTTTAAAGAATTAAAAGATTTAATTGATAGATTAGAGCTTAGTGATAAGGTTAAGTTTTTTTCATATAAAAAAGATTTGTCATATTACTACAATAATGCAGATGTTGTAGTTAATTCCTCTATAAGTAAATATGGTGGGCCTGAAACATTTGGTAGAACAATTATAGAAGCATGGAGTTATGGTAAACCAGTGATTTCATTCGATTGTGGAGGACCTAGATATTTGATTGAAGACGGTGTAAATGGTTATTTAGTGAAAGAGGCAAATGTTACTGCATTAGCATTAGCTTTAGAGAAGGTTTTCTCTGAAGGAAGTGATTTAGGTATGAATGCATATTATACTTACTGCGAAAAATATAGTAAAAAAGCTGTTATTAAACAACTATTAAATATTTTTACTAATTAA
- a CDS encoding pyrimidine 5'-nucleotidase, which yields MKTYIFDLDNTLYPYNNGLFDCQMARMSDYIKLKLNISDTDKANAIRDELYYEFGSTMLGMMRYHNIEPKEFLDYIDDIEISHFKPNEKLNKHINDLRKSNRTYIFTNASNFHTYRVLKQLGLDDSFDGILTVEDTGLVSKPKTKYFEIGRDKFDIDFTNAIFFEDSSHNLVPAKHLGMQTVLVHADDHKSEANFYDNQEIDYYVADVESFFDGDYLASR from the coding sequence ATGAAAACCTACATATTTGACTTGGATAATACACTATATCCATATAATAACGGTTTGTTTGATTGCCAAATGGCAAGAATGAGTGATTATATCAAACTAAAACTAAATATTTCAGATACCGACAAAGCTAATGCAATTCGTGATGAACTATATTATGAGTTTGGTTCAACTATGCTTGGCATGATGCGTTATCACAATATCGAACCTAAAGAATTTCTTGATTATATTGATGATATTGAGATTAGTCACTTCAAACCAAATGAAAAACTAAATAAACATATTAATGATTTAAGAAAAAGTAATCGTACTTATATTTTTACTAATGCTTCTAACTTTCATACTTATAGAGTTTTAAAACAGTTAGGTTTAGATGATAGTTTTGATGGTATTTTGACTGTAGAAGATACGGGCTTAGTTTCCAAGCCAAAGACTAAATATTTTGAGATAGGTAGAGACAAGTTTGATATTGATTTTACCAATGCAATATTCTTTGAAGATTCATCACACAATTTAGTACCTGCTAAACATTTAGGTATGCAAACTGTATTAGTTCATGCAGATGATCATAAGTCAGAGGCTAATTTTTATGATAATCAAGAAATAGATTATTATGTCGCAGATGTGGAGTCATTTTTTGATGGAGATTATTTAGCTAGTAGGTAA
- a CDS encoding acylneuraminate cytidylyltransferase, which produces MNIAFIPLRCGSKSIPFKNIKNFCGRPLVYWSLEALQNSTSIEKVFVATDCEEIKLVVDNFGFDKVSIYDRDYENANDTSSSESVMLEFIKKHTFEDDDLFFLVQATSPFTQSKDFDMALETLKKQNANSLLTCVRTKRFFWDNDAVPLNYNYKERPRRQDFAGLFMENGAFYINTIGNIKKEKNRLSGKVAIHEMKEFTAVEIDEEDDWEIAESLMYKYVLSKRTKTAIKLFLADVDGTLTDAGMYYGTNGEEFKKFNTHDGKGFELLRDAGIKTGIITSENTKIVENRAKKLKVDYLYQGLEHHGKLNIVKEICKKENISLSEVAYVGDDINCRELLASVGMAACPSSALKEIKNIPNILKLSKKGGDGAVREFIEKILN; this is translated from the coding sequence ATGAATATAGCATTTATTCCTTTAAGGTGTGGAAGTAAATCAATACCGTTTAAAAATATTAAAAATTTTTGTGGTAGACCGTTAGTCTATTGGAGCCTTGAAGCGCTTCAAAACTCTACAAGTATAGAAAAAGTTTTTGTAGCTACAGATTGTGAAGAAATCAAGCTTGTAGTTGATAACTTTGGTTTTGATAAGGTTAGTATTTATGATCGAGATTATGAAAATGCAAATGACACATCAAGTTCAGAATCAGTAATGTTAGAGTTTATAAAAAAGCATACTTTTGAGGATGATGATTTATTTTTTTTAGTACAAGCTACTTCACCATTTACTCAATCAAAAGACTTTGATATGGCATTAGAAACATTGAAAAAACAAAATGCTAATTCACTTCTTACTTGTGTACGGACAAAAAGATTTTTTTGGGATAATGATGCTGTACCATTAAATTATAATTATAAGGAGCGTCCAAGGCGACAAGATTTCGCAGGTTTATTTATGGAAAATGGAGCTTTTTATATTAATACTATAGGTAATATAAAAAAGGAGAAGAACCGTCTCAGTGGTAAAGTGGCTATACATGAAATGAAAGAGTTTACGGCAGTTGAGATAGATGAAGAGGATGACTGGGAAATAGCGGAAAGCCTTATGTATAAATATGTTCTTTCTAAACGAACAAAAACGGCTATAAAACTATTTCTAGCAGATGTTGACGGTACTCTCACAGATGCTGGGATGTATTACGGAACTAATGGTGAAGAGTTTAAAAAGTTTAATACACATGATGGTAAAGGATTTGAACTATTAAGGGATGCTGGAATAAAGACGGGTATTATTACTAGTGAGAATACCAAAATAGTTGAAAATAGAGCTAAAAAATTAAAAGTTGATTATTTGTATCAGGGTTTAGAACATCATGGTAAACTGAATATTGTGAAAGAAATATGTAAAAAAGAAAATATATCATTAAGTGAAGTTGCTTATGTAGGAGATGATATTAACTGTAGAGAGTTATTGGCAAGTGTTGGTATGGCAGCGTGTCCAAGTTCAGCACTTAAAGAAATAAAAAATATTCCAAATATTCTTAAATTGTCAAAAAAAGGTGGAGATGGAGCTGTTAGAGAATTTATAGAAAAAATTTTAAATTAG
- a CDS encoding CatB-related O-acetyltransferase — MKRILRNPLSIWFNRLLRAKRLEFKYRKSHLKIGYMTEVNNCSFGMYTTLYDEIFLKNVSIGDFTYVASKTHIHQTKIGKFCSIGPGCRIGLGKHPTSRFVSTHPAFFSMSKQSQVTFVDKNYFTEFENINIGNDVWIGANVLVVDGVNIGSGAIIAAGSVVTKDVPPYAVVGGVPAKVIKFRFEKDEVEKLLKVKWWDMDIEYFKKYYKKFLDVKKII, encoded by the coding sequence ATGAAAAGAATATTAAGAAATCCATTATCTATTTGGTTTAACAGGTTATTGAGAGCTAAGAGGTTAGAATTTAAATATAGGAAAAGTCATCTCAAAATAGGTTATATGACAGAAGTTAATAATTGTTCATTTGGAATGTATACTACCTTATACGATGAAATTTTTTTAAAGAATGTAAGTATAGGAGATTTTACCTATGTGGCTTCTAAAACACATATTCATCAAACTAAGATTGGTAAGTTTTGTAGTATTGGTCCTGGCTGTAGAATAGGTCTTGGAAAACATCCGACATCGAGATTTGTATCGACACATCCTGCTTTCTTTTCTATGTCAAAACAATCTCAAGTTACATTTGTAGATAAAAATTATTTTACGGAGTTTGAAAATATCAATATTGGTAATGATGTTTGGATAGGTGCAAATGTTTTAGTTGTTGATGGTGTTAATATTGGGAGTGGTGCCATAATTGCAGCAGGCTCTGTTGTTACGAAAGATGTGCCTCCATATGCTGTTGTAGGTGGAGTACCTGCTAAAGTTATAAAATTTAGATTTGAGAAAGATGAAGTTGAAAAACTTTTAAAAGTTAAGTGGTGGGATATGGATATCGAATATTTTAAAAAATATTATAAAAAATTTCTTGATGTAAAAAAAATAATATAG
- a CDS encoding glycosyltransferase family 2 protein: MFSLVSIIIPIYNTQNYLSRCLDSVINQSYKNLEIILVNDGSTDNSLEICESYAKKDSRMSMMNKENGGSSSARNLGLDICRGDYISFIDSDDWVEEDFIESLLEGIKKENVGISIIGHKKIDKEDFSDTNDIDNIPKTVLTSSEAINLYMNNKLGTTSVCNKLFASNLFDKIRFPEGVYYEDEYILLSLFFKSQKIYVNNQVKYYYLQRKGSRINSNYNWEKYYSLVFLLNNQKKLIEKKMSAIKNLFYMKACFSIAERIKYTPKNTDLYKLNLSLFNFYYGLYTEKKPLKMLILKLKVNYPIVYKFAISKYRILNKKHK; the protein is encoded by the coding sequence ATGTTTTCCTTAGTTTCTATAATAATTCCAATTTATAATACGCAAAATTATTTATCTAGATGTTTAGATTCAGTTATTAATCAATCATATAAAAATTTAGAAATTATCCTAGTAAATGATGGTTCTACAGATAACTCTCTAGAAATATGCGAAAGTTATGCAAAAAAAGATAGTCGTATGAGTATGATGAATAAAGAAAATGGAGGCTCTTCAAGTGCTAGAAATCTAGGTTTAGATATTTGTAGGGGTGATTATATATCTTTTATAGATAGTGATGATTGGGTTGAAGAAGACTTTATAGAGTCTTTGTTAGAGGGAATAAAAAAAGAAAACGTTGGTATATCTATAATAGGGCACAAAAAAATAGATAAAGAAGATTTTTCTGATACTAATGATATAGATAATATTCCGAAAACTGTATTAACTTCTTCCGAAGCAATTAACCTCTATATGAATAACAAATTAGGAACAACAAGCGTTTGTAATAAACTTTTTGCTAGTAATTTATTTGATAAAATAAGATTTCCAGAAGGAGTATATTATGAAGATGAATATATTCTACTAAGTTTATTTTTCAAATCCCAAAAAATTTATGTAAATAATCAGGTTAAATATTATTATTTGCAAAGAAAGGGAAGTAGAATAAACAGTAATTATAATTGGGAAAAGTATTATAGCTTAGTTTTTCTTTTAAACAATCAAAAGAAACTTATAGAAAAGAAAATGAGCGCTATTAAAAATCTTTTTTATATGAAAGCATGCTTTTCTATTGCTGAGAGAATAAAATATACTCCAAAGAATACTGATTTATATAAGTTGAACTTATCTTTATTTAACTTTTATTATGGATTGTATACAGAAAAAAAACCACTAAAGATGTTGATATTGAAGCTAAAGGTTAATTATCCTATAGTTTATAAATTTGCTATATCTAAATATAGAATTCTAAATAAAAAACATAAGTGA
- a CDS encoding glycosyltransferase family 2 protein, whose translation MVDNNGYLKFSVITVCYNSEKTIQRTLQSIKDQTYKNIEYIIIDGGSTDRTLEIINQYSDIVDILVSEPDNGIYDAMNKGAMLATGDYVGFLNSDDYYTKAIFEEYSMHLKNSNYDYIYSNTYFFKNSEKKYIKAESKITKKAYQYMPMSHMSLFVKSHFVKNIKFDTSLNIAADLDFFNRLILQTDKSIFIDNGFSYFYMGGISSTAIIERFRESKEVAIRYKKNILFTNAFYFYKTYRVFIYNAFGNTKIYKALKILLKKGR comes from the coding sequence ATGGTAGATAATAATGGATATCTAAAGTTTAGTGTGATAACAGTTTGTTATAACTCAGAAAAAACTATACAGAGAACTCTACAAAGTATCAAAGATCAAACTTATAAAAATATTGAATATATTATTATTGATGGAGGTTCTACTGATAGAACCTTAGAGATTATTAATCAGTATAGTGATATTGTAGACATTTTAGTCTCTGAACCTGATAATGGTATCTATGATGCTATGAACAAAGGTGCAATGTTAGCAACAGGTGATTATGTAGGATTTTTAAATTCTGATGATTACTATACAAAAGCTATTTTTGAAGAATATAGTATGCATTTAAAAAATAGTAACTATGATTATATTTATTCAAATACATATTTTTTTAAAAATAGTGAAAAAAAATATATTAAAGCTGAAAGCAAAATTACGAAAAAAGCATATCAATATATGCCAATGTCTCATATGAGTTTATTTGTTAAAAGCCATTTTGTGAAAAATATTAAGTTTGACACTAGTCTTAACATTGCTGCAGACTTAGATTTTTTTAATAGGCTTATATTACAAACAGACAAAAGTATTTTTATAGATAATGGTTTTAGTTATTTTTACATGGGGGGAATAAGTAGCACAGCTATCATAGAAAGGTTTAGAGAAAGTAAAGAAGTGGCTATAAGATATAAAAAAAATATATTATTTACGAATGCTTTCTACTTTTACAAAACTTATAGAGTTTTTATCTATAATGCTTTTGGAAATACTAAGATATATAAAGCTTTAAAAATTCTGTTAAAAAAAGGACGTTAG